Proteins encoded together in one Streptomyces sp. NBC_01408 window:
- a CDS encoding molybdopterin-dependent oxidoreductase codes for MKLRVLPPRFSGRLHDARTATSIGRWLAAAVAVCFVTGVVSHYLQHPPGWLAGSLPSRPSWGYRLTQGLHVASGIAAVPLLLAKLWTVYPRLFEWPAVRSVRHALERLSVALLVASAVLEVFTGLLNTVQWYPWPFSFVPVHYALAWVFAGALLLHIAVKAPEIRTHWSRRSAGTLALPAEDGPDRRALLTGVAAAVGAVTVATAGQSFTPLGRFDLLAPRHPDHGQQGLPVNRTAAAAGVASVSVVDWRLTVAGPRPYELTLDELRGMPQYDATLAIACVEGWSKSAHWSGVRIRDLLDRAGAPAGARLRVVSMEREGGYAVSEMGRTYARDELTLLALRLGGEVLSPDHGFPARIIAPNRPGVLQTKWVHRLEVL; via the coding sequence ATGAAACTGCGTGTCCTTCCACCGAGGTTCTCCGGACGGCTCCACGACGCCCGCACGGCGACGTCGATCGGCCGCTGGCTGGCCGCGGCTGTCGCGGTGTGCTTCGTCACCGGCGTGGTCAGCCACTACCTTCAGCATCCTCCCGGCTGGCTCGCCGGATCCCTGCCCAGCCGTCCCTCGTGGGGCTACCGGCTGACCCAGGGACTCCACGTGGCGAGCGGCATCGCCGCCGTTCCGCTGCTGCTGGCGAAGTTGTGGACGGTCTATCCGCGGCTGTTCGAGTGGCCCGCCGTGCGTTCGGTACGCCATGCCCTGGAACGGCTGTCGGTGGCCCTGCTCGTCGCCTCGGCCGTCCTGGAGGTGTTCACCGGACTGCTCAACACCGTGCAGTGGTATCCGTGGCCCTTCTCCTTCGTCCCGGTGCACTACGCCCTGGCCTGGGTGTTCGCCGGCGCCCTCCTGCTGCACATCGCTGTCAAAGCGCCGGAGATCAGGACCCATTGGAGCCGGAGGTCGGCCGGCACGCTCGCACTGCCGGCCGAGGACGGACCTGACCGGCGGGCTCTGCTCACGGGAGTCGCCGCCGCGGTCGGCGCCGTCACCGTGGCGACGGCCGGCCAGTCCTTCACCCCGCTGGGACGGTTCGACCTGCTGGCCCCCAGGCACCCCGACCACGGACAGCAGGGCCTTCCGGTGAACCGGACGGCCGCCGCGGCCGGGGTCGCCTCGGTGTCCGTCGTGGACTGGCGGCTGACCGTTGCAGGGCCCCGTCCGTACGAACTGACCCTCGACGAACTCCGAGGCATGCCGCAGTACGACGCGACGCTCGCGATCGCGTGCGTGGAGGGCTGGAGCAAGTCCGCGCACTGGAGCGGTGTGCGGATCCGGGATCTGCTCGACCGGGCGGGGGCTCCTGCCGGTGCCCGGCTGCGGGTGGTCTCCATGGAGCGGGAGGGCGGGTACGCGGTATCGGAGATGGGCCGCACCTACGCCCGGGACGAGCTCACCCTTCTCGCCCTGCGGCTGGGCGGCGAGGTGCTGTCGCCGGATCACGGCTTCCCCGCACGGATCATCGCGCCCAACCGGCCCGGCGTACTGCAGACCAAGTGGGTCCATCGGCTGGAGGTCCTGTGA
- a CDS encoding cellulase family glycosylhydrolase: protein MRPPRLRLRALVAAGTLTGSLLVGLAGAPGIAAPTDSADAAGSAAPAAAVTHEAENARASQGLTESNHAGFTGSGFVNYDNTTGSYVEWTVNAAQAGNAGLTLRYANGTTANRPMTITVNGTAVATGKAFNGTGAWTSWATTALTAALRAGTNTIRATATTAGGGPNVDHLLVDAGTTPPQPGTTPVGINGQLTVCGTKLCNQYGKPVQLRGMSTHGTQWYAQCLTSGSLDALAKDWNADVLRVSTYVQEDGWETDPQKFTDLAHSLIEQATARGMYVIVDWHMLDPGDPNANLANAKTFFKAIANRHKDKSNVFYEIANEPSGVSWAKVKSYAEQIIPVIRGIDSNAPVLVGTRAWSSLGVSDGADESETVNNQVNASNIMYTFHFYAASHGDEYLNALSRAADRIPMFVTEFGTQNYAGEGADDFTMSQKYLDLMAAKKISWTNWNFSDDFRSGAVFKDGTCNSNGPWTGTASLKPAGVWVRDRIRTADSFPTG, encoded by the coding sequence TTGAGACCCCCACGCCTCCGGCTGCGCGCGCTCGTCGCCGCCGGAACCCTCACCGGCAGCCTGCTCGTCGGCCTGGCCGGCGCCCCCGGCATCGCGGCCCCCACCGACTCCGCCGACGCCGCCGGCTCCGCTGCTCCGGCCGCCGCCGTCACCCACGAGGCCGAGAACGCGCGTGCCTCACAAGGCCTGACCGAGTCCAACCACGCCGGCTTCACGGGCAGTGGCTTCGTCAACTACGACAACACGACCGGAAGTTACGTCGAGTGGACGGTGAACGCCGCCCAGGCCGGCAACGCCGGACTCACCCTCCGGTACGCCAACGGCACCACCGCCAACCGCCCCATGACCATCACGGTCAACGGCACGGCGGTCGCCACCGGCAAGGCCTTCAACGGCACCGGCGCCTGGACCTCCTGGGCCACCACCGCCCTGACGGCCGCCCTCAGGGCGGGCACCAACACCATCCGGGCCACCGCGACCACCGCCGGCGGCGGGCCCAACGTCGACCACCTGCTGGTCGACGCCGGCACCACCCCGCCCCAGCCGGGCACCACCCCGGTCGGAATCAACGGCCAGCTCACCGTCTGCGGAACCAAGCTCTGCAACCAGTACGGCAAGCCCGTCCAGCTCCGCGGCATGAGCACCCACGGCACCCAGTGGTACGCGCAGTGCCTCACCAGCGGCTCGCTCGACGCCCTCGCCAAGGACTGGAACGCCGACGTGCTGCGCGTCTCCACGTACGTCCAGGAGGACGGCTGGGAGACCGACCCGCAGAAGTTCACCGACCTTGCCCACTCGCTGATCGAGCAGGCCACCGCCCGCGGCATGTACGTGATCGTCGACTGGCACATGCTCGACCCGGGCGACCCGAACGCCAATCTGGCGAACGCCAAGACCTTCTTCAAGGCGATCGCGAACCGGCACAAGGACAAGAGCAACGTCTTCTACGAGATCGCCAACGAGCCCAGCGGTGTCAGCTGGGCCAAGGTGAAGTCCTACGCCGAGCAGATCATCCCGGTGATCCGCGGCATCGACTCCAACGCCCCGGTGCTGGTCGGCACCCGCGCCTGGTCGTCCCTGGGCGTCTCGGACGGCGCCGACGAGTCGGAGACCGTCAACAACCAGGTCAACGCCTCCAACATCATGTACACCTTCCACTTCTACGCCGCGTCGCACGGCGACGAGTACCTGAACGCCCTCTCCCGGGCAGCCGACCGGATCCCGATGTTCGTCACCGAGTTCGGCACCCAGAACTACGCGGGCGAGGGCGCCGACGACTTCACCATGTCGCAGAAGTACCTGGACCTGATGGCCGCCAAGAAGATCAGCTGGACCAACTGGAACTTCTCCGACGACTTCCGCTCCGGTGCCGTCTTCAAGGACGGCACCTGCAACAGCAACGGCCCCTGGACCGGAACCGCCTCCCTGAAGCCGGCCGGCGTCTGGGTCCGCGACCGGATCCGCACCGCCGACAGCTTCCCGACCGGCTGA
- a CDS encoding RidA family protein, which produces MAITLVNPNGLPVIDAYRQVSVATGSKLVFIAGQVAWGPDGVTVGEGDLAAQVEQCYHNVGAALAGVGGSFDDVAKVTVYVVDWTPDKMPSLMEGLGRAVAKQGITGAPPASLIGVAALDVPEHLVEVEVTAVLD; this is translated from the coding sequence ATGGCCATCACCCTGGTGAACCCCAACGGATTGCCGGTAATCGACGCCTACCGGCAGGTGTCGGTCGCGACCGGGTCGAAGCTTGTCTTCATCGCCGGTCAGGTCGCCTGGGGCCCCGACGGTGTCACGGTCGGTGAAGGCGACCTCGCTGCTCAGGTCGAGCAGTGCTACCACAACGTCGGCGCCGCCCTGGCCGGGGTCGGTGGCTCCTTCGACGACGTGGCGAAGGTGACGGTCTACGTCGTCGACTGGACCCCCGACAAGATGCCCTCGCTGATGGAGGGGCTCGGCCGGGCGGTCGCGAAGCAGGGGATCACCGGCGCACCGCCGGCCTCGCTGATCGGCGTCGCGGCACTGGACGTTCCCGAGCACCTGGTCGAGGTCGAAGTCACCGCTGTCCTCGACTGA
- a CDS encoding cytochrome P450: protein MDESLHTVTSLPTERPRGCPFDPPAELIDARRHGPISRYTHPGGKPGWMITGYDLVRSVLADPRFSARRELLNVVDFEIPPAPPGEFLLMDDPQHSRYRKPLVGKFTARRMRLLTERIEQITTDCLDAMEKAGSSADLVTAFAKPIPTIIICELLGVPYEDRDSFQEQIDKFMNGETGDEELMAAYTATQQYLAQLVAAKRANPTDDVLSELTDSDLTDEELQGISLILLAAGFDTTANMLALGAFALLQNPEQLAALRADPALIDQAVEELLRYLSVAKSFMRTALEDVEVGGQTIEAGTTVVLSYNTANRDPERYADPHALDLRRESGGHLAFGHGIHLCLGAQLARVEMRVAFSALLRRFPTLRLAVPAEDVALRPESADIYGVKSLPVTWDA, encoded by the coding sequence ATGGATGAGTCCCTCCACACTGTTACGTCGTTGCCGACTGAGCGTCCCCGCGGCTGCCCCTTCGACCCGCCGGCAGAGCTGATCGACGCCCGCCGGCACGGCCCCATCAGCCGCTACACCCACCCCGGCGGGAAACCCGGCTGGATGATCACCGGATACGACCTGGTCAGGTCGGTCCTGGCCGACCCGCGGTTCAGCGCGCGCAGGGAGCTCCTGAACGTGGTCGACTTCGAGATCCCTCCGGCGCCGCCCGGCGAGTTCCTCCTCATGGACGATCCCCAGCACAGCCGCTACCGCAAGCCGCTGGTGGGCAAGTTCACCGCACGGCGGATGCGACTGCTCACCGAGCGCATCGAGCAGATCACCACCGACTGCCTGGACGCCATGGAGAAGGCGGGGTCGTCGGCGGACCTGGTCACCGCGTTCGCCAAGCCCATCCCCACCATCATCATCTGTGAGCTGCTGGGCGTGCCGTACGAGGACCGGGACTCCTTCCAGGAACAGATCGACAAGTTCATGAACGGGGAGACGGGCGACGAGGAGCTGATGGCGGCCTACACCGCGACACAGCAGTACCTCGCGCAGCTGGTGGCCGCCAAGCGCGCGAACCCTACCGACGACGTGCTCAGCGAGCTCACCGACAGCGACCTGACCGACGAGGAGCTGCAGGGGATCAGCCTGATCCTGCTGGCGGCCGGATTCGACACCACCGCGAACATGCTGGCCCTCGGGGCCTTCGCGCTGCTGCAGAACCCGGAGCAACTGGCCGCGCTGCGCGCCGATCCGGCGCTCATCGACCAGGCCGTGGAGGAGCTGCTGCGGTATCTGAGCGTCGCCAAATCGTTCATGCGGACGGCGCTGGAGGACGTCGAGGTAGGCGGCCAGACCATCGAGGCCGGCACGACGGTCGTCCTGTCGTACAACACCGCCAACCGCGACCCCGAACGCTACGCCGATCCCCACGCCCTCGACCTCCGCAGGGAGTCCGGCGGGCACCTGGCCTTCGGCCACGGCATCCACCTGTGCCTGGGTGCCCAGCTGGCCCGTGTCGAGATGCGGGTCGCGTTCTCCGCGCTGCTGCGCCGCTTCCCCACGCTGCGCCTGGCGGTACCGGCCGAAGACGTCGCCCTGCGACCGGAGTCCGCGGACATCTACGGGGTGAAGAGCCTCCCGGTCACCTGGGACGCGTGA
- a CDS encoding MMPL family transporter: MATFLYKLGRLAFRRRGSIALLWALVLGGVIVAASTAPPPPADTFSMPGTESQKAFDLLKEKFPAASADGASARVVIRTPNGESISGAGRKAAVSGLVSDLAKAPEVAAVTDPYPAGAVSKDGTTAYAVVTYKVAATALTDKEHDALTQAFDKARDTGLTVEAGGDAIKIDAAMGGAEGIGILISAIVLLITFGSLIAAGMPLLTALIGIGVGISGITALGSTLGLSATTSTLAMMIGLAVGIDYALFIISRYRSEIAEGHERQEAAGRAVGTAGSAVVFAGLTVIIALAGLAVVNIPMLTKMGMAAAGTVAVAVLIAITLVPALLGFAPVKVLRRIDRKAVTGKALTARQQRKADKEAARMKPNLGTRWARYVMRHPVAVLLVGVLGLGAVALPAASLELGLPGEGTMAAETTQRKAYDMLSESFGPGFNGPLMITVSARDAASAAGPTGRALAELEGVASVSPAVPNTTNDTAILNLIPSTGPTDHATEELVRSLRDRVAAIESDTGADEILVTGQTAMFIDFSKTLDDALVPYLALVVGLAFLLLVLVFRSILVPLKAALGFLLSVSAALGAVVAVFQWGWLADVFGVKEAGPIMSTMPIFMIGVVFGLAMDYEVFLVSRMREAYVHGARPGEAVITGFRYGGRVVSAAAIIMISVFSGFITEQNDLIKMIGFALATAVLFDAFVVRMAIVPALFALLGKSAWWLPEWLDRILPKVDVEGAKLDAAAPAARREREPQFSDSSR, encoded by the coding sequence GTGGCCACTTTCCTCTACAAGCTGGGCCGCCTCGCCTTCCGGCGGCGGGGCTCGATCGCACTGCTGTGGGCGCTGGTCCTCGGCGGGGTGATCGTCGCCGCCTCCACCGCACCGCCGCCGCCCGCCGACACGTTCTCGATGCCGGGTACCGAATCCCAGAAGGCTTTCGACCTGCTCAAGGAGAAGTTCCCCGCCGCGAGCGCCGACGGTGCGAGCGCCCGGGTGGTCATCCGCACCCCCAACGGTGAGAGCATCTCCGGCGCCGGACGCAAGGCAGCCGTCTCGGGGCTCGTCTCCGACCTGGCCAAGGCTCCCGAGGTGGCCGCCGTCACCGACCCGTACCCGGCCGGCGCCGTCAGCAAGGACGGCACCACCGCCTACGCGGTCGTCACGTACAAGGTCGCCGCCACCGCACTGACCGACAAGGAACACGACGCGCTCACACAGGCCTTCGACAAGGCCCGCGACACGGGCCTGACCGTCGAAGCCGGCGGTGACGCCATCAAGATCGACGCCGCGATGGGCGGCGCCGAGGGCATCGGCATCCTCATCTCGGCCATAGTCCTGCTGATCACCTTCGGCTCGCTGATCGCCGCCGGCATGCCCCTGCTCACCGCCCTCATCGGCATCGGCGTCGGCATCAGCGGGATCACCGCGCTCGGCAGCACCCTCGGCCTGTCCGCGACCACGTCCACGCTGGCCATGATGATCGGCCTCGCCGTCGGCATCGACTACGCCCTGTTCATCATCTCCCGCTACCGCTCCGAGATCGCCGAGGGCCACGAGCGTCAGGAGGCCGCCGGACGCGCCGTCGGCACCGCCGGATCGGCCGTCGTCTTCGCCGGCCTCACCGTCATCATCGCGCTCGCCGGACTCGCCGTGGTGAACATCCCCATGCTCACCAAGATGGGCATGGCCGCCGCCGGTACGGTCGCCGTCGCCGTCCTCATCGCGATCACCCTCGTACCCGCGCTCCTCGGCTTCGCACCGGTCAAGGTACTGCGCCGCATCGACCGCAAGGCAGTCACCGGCAAGGCGCTCACTGCCCGGCAGCAGCGCAAGGCCGACAAGGAAGCCGCACGGATGAAGCCCAACCTGGGGACCCGCTGGGCCCGTTACGTCATGCGCCATCCGGTGGCGGTCCTGCTCGTCGGCGTGCTCGGCCTGGGCGCGGTCGCGCTGCCCGCCGCCAGCCTGGAACTCGGGCTGCCCGGCGAGGGCACGATGGCCGCCGAGACCACCCAGCGCAAGGCGTACGACATGCTGTCGGAGTCCTTCGGCCCCGGCTTCAACGGACCGCTGATGATCACGGTGAGCGCCAGGGACGCCGCGTCAGCGGCCGGCCCCACCGGTCGGGCGCTGGCCGAGTTGGAGGGCGTCGCCTCCGTCTCACCTGCCGTACCCAACACCACGAACGACACCGCGATCCTGAACCTCATCCCGAGCACCGGGCCCACGGACCACGCGACCGAGGAACTGGTCCGCTCCCTCCGCGACCGCGTCGCGGCCATCGAGTCCGACACGGGTGCGGACGAGATCCTCGTGACCGGCCAGACCGCGATGTTCATCGACTTCTCCAAGACCCTCGACGACGCCCTGGTTCCGTATCTCGCGCTCGTCGTGGGCCTCGCCTTCCTCCTCCTGGTGCTCGTCTTCCGCTCGATCCTCGTCCCGCTCAAGGCCGCCCTCGGCTTCCTCCTGTCCGTCAGCGCGGCCCTCGGAGCCGTGGTCGCGGTCTTCCAGTGGGGCTGGCTCGCCGACGTCTTCGGCGTCAAGGAGGCCGGACCCATCATGAGTACGATGCCGATCTTCATGATCGGTGTGGTGTTCGGCCTCGCGATGGACTACGAGGTGTTCCTGGTCAGCCGGATGCGGGAGGCGTACGTCCACGGCGCGCGGCCCGGCGAGGCCGTCATCACCGGATTCCGCTACGGCGGGCGCGTGGTCAGCGCGGCCGCGATCATCATGATCAGCGTCTTCTCCGGCTTCATCACCGAACAGAACGACCTCATCAAGATGATCGGCTTCGCCCTGGCCACGGCCGTCCTCTTCGACGCCTTCGTCGTCCGCATGGCCATCGTCCCGGCCCTCTTCGCCCTCCTCGGCAAGTCGGCCTGGTGGCTCCCCGAGTGGCTCGACCGGATCCTGCCGAAAGTGGACGTGGAGGGCGCGAAGCTGGACGCCGCGGCCCCGGCCGCCCGCCGCGAACGCGAGCCCCAGTTCTCGGACTCCTCCCGCTGA
- a CDS encoding NAD(P)H-dependent oxidoreductase, which yields MRVGVYLAHPRPGSFNHAVFDAVVEELCGRGCQVLAHDLHAEGFDPLLSAVETGTVEAASPAQDPQLALHRTEVASLDALVFVHPNWWGMPPAVLAGWVQRVFAPGVAYKLGTAEGEPAGLLKAGRALVLNTSDTPADREESEFGDPLHRIWAACVLPFTGVADVRRVVFRTVTDSDDGQRAAWLNEARREAAALLA from the coding sequence ATGCGTGTAGGGGTGTATCTCGCACATCCGCGGCCGGGGAGCTTCAACCACGCCGTATTCGATGCGGTCGTGGAGGAACTGTGCGGGCGAGGCTGCCAGGTACTGGCGCACGATCTCCACGCCGAAGGGTTCGATCCGCTGTTGTCCGCCGTTGAGACGGGGACGGTCGAGGCGGCGTCACCGGCCCAGGATCCGCAGCTGGCGCTCCACCGGACGGAGGTGGCGAGCCTTGACGCCCTGGTATTCGTCCACCCGAACTGGTGGGGTATGCCACCCGCCGTCCTCGCCGGCTGGGTGCAGCGCGTGTTCGCACCCGGTGTCGCCTACAAACTGGGCACCGCGGAGGGTGAGCCCGCCGGGCTCCTGAAGGCCGGCAGGGCCCTCGTCCTGAACACCTCCGACACTCCCGCCGATCGCGAGGAGAGCGAGTTCGGCGACCCGCTGCACAGGATCTGGGCGGCATGTGTCCTGCCGTTCACAGGAGTTGCCGACGTACGCCGGGTCGTCTTCCGTACCGTCACCGACTCCGACGACGGGCAACGCGCGGCCTGGCTGAACGAGGCACGCCGGGAGGCCGCCGCGCTGCTCGCCTGA
- a CDS encoding DUF6325 family protein, which translates to MSVDIEDMGPIDYLIVEFPGSHMTGEGLPLLVDLVDRGLIRILDLEFVRKDSDGSVFAVELRDLGGEVDLSVFEGATSGLLGQDDIDEAGTALAPGNSAAVLVYENVWAAPLARAWRRAGAQMVASGRIPVQALLASLEAGESSTAPGGPAAA; encoded by the coding sequence ATGAGCGTCGACATCGAGGACATGGGTCCCATCGACTACCTGATCGTCGAATTCCCGGGCAGCCACATGACGGGCGAGGGTCTGCCCCTGCTCGTCGACCTCGTCGATCGCGGCCTCATCCGCATCCTGGACCTGGAGTTCGTCCGGAAGGACAGTGACGGCTCGGTCTTCGCGGTCGAACTGAGGGACCTCGGAGGCGAGGTCGACCTGTCCGTCTTCGAAGGAGCCACCTCCGGACTGCTCGGCCAGGACGACATCGACGAGGCGGGGACAGCGCTCGCTCCCGGCAACTCCGCCGCGGTCCTCGTGTACGAGAACGTGTGGGCCGCCCCGCTGGCCCGGGCGTGGCGGCGCGCCGGCGCCCAGATGGTGGCGAGCGGCCGCATCCCCGTCCAGGCCCTGCTGGCCTCCCTTGAGGCGGGCGAGTCGTCGACGGCCCCCGGCGGACCGGCTGCCGCCTGA
- a CDS encoding SHOCT domain-containing protein, whose translation MPGLLRGVARTAVVAGTATAVSNRVSRRQAGRWSQQGQPQAYEQQPPPAPAAPPAAAPGDDMTTKIDQLKKLGDLKAQGILTEEEFAAEKAKLLA comes from the coding sequence ATGCCTGGACTCCTTCGTGGCGTCGCCCGTACGGCCGTGGTGGCCGGAACCGCCACCGCGGTGTCGAACCGCGTCTCGCGCCGGCAGGCCGGCCGATGGTCCCAGCAGGGACAGCCGCAGGCGTACGAGCAGCAGCCCCCGCCCGCCCCGGCCGCACCGCCCGCCGCAGCACCCGGTGACGACATGACCACCAAGATCGACCAGCTCAAAAAGCTTGGCGACCTGAAGGCCCAAGGCATCTTGACCGAGGAGGAGTTCGCGGCGGAGAAGGCCAAACTCCTTGCCTGA
- a CDS encoding chloride channel protein yields the protein MSLVAFWFLVALHELEHLMWDGLPQTLGWDAPPWWWPLPLLLVAGVTVGLVVTHLPGAGGHIPASGLHTGGISPKALPGVILAAVLSLPLGATLGPEAPLIALGGGLALLFRDLAQVPATARGTALLGAAGAAAAVAVIFGSPLIAAVMLIEVAGVGGPQLFAVMLPALLSSGVGSLVFTGFGRWTGFDAPSLSVKVGVPLPRLDAGDVLWAILMAVAIGVVVHLIMHGGQLTSRFVAKRPVVHTALCALAAGVCAAVYALTTGRSPANVASSGQGTLSQLAADPHAWGVGALIAVLLCTGVAYSLCLGSLRGGPVFPSLFLGCAVGVLLAPLPGLGVVPAMAAGMAAATTSALRLPVSSIVLVVLVLDSVAMTPVVILAAVVAFVTTQLLQRGSAVPPVGGPGEAPTARPPASGASGSV from the coding sequence GTGTCGCTGGTCGCGTTCTGGTTCCTGGTCGCACTCCACGAGCTGGAGCACCTGATGTGGGACGGTCTGCCGCAGACTCTGGGGTGGGACGCCCCGCCCTGGTGGTGGCCGTTGCCGTTGCTGCTCGTGGCCGGCGTGACCGTCGGGCTCGTGGTCACCCACCTGCCCGGCGCCGGCGGCCACATCCCCGCCTCGGGACTCCACACGGGCGGTATCTCGCCGAAAGCCCTGCCCGGCGTGATCCTGGCCGCCGTGCTCAGCCTTCCCCTTGGTGCCACCCTCGGACCGGAGGCTCCGTTGATCGCCCTGGGCGGCGGCCTGGCGCTGCTCTTCAGGGATCTGGCGCAGGTGCCGGCGACCGCCCGGGGCACCGCACTCCTGGGCGCGGCGGGAGCAGCGGCGGCGGTCGCGGTGATCTTCGGGAGCCCGCTGATCGCGGCGGTGATGCTCATTGAGGTGGCCGGGGTGGGCGGGCCACAGCTGTTCGCGGTCATGTTGCCCGCGCTGCTGTCGAGCGGGGTCGGCTCACTCGTGTTCACCGGCTTCGGCCGCTGGACCGGCTTCGATGCGCCCAGCCTCTCCGTGAAGGTGGGCGTGCCCCTTCCGCGGCTCGATGCCGGGGACGTGCTCTGGGCGATCCTGATGGCCGTGGCCATCGGTGTCGTGGTACATCTGATCATGCACGGGGGGCAACTGACCTCGCGGTTCGTCGCGAAACGTCCCGTCGTCCACACCGCCCTGTGCGCCCTGGCAGCCGGCGTCTGCGCCGCCGTGTACGCGCTCACCACCGGCCGGTCGCCCGCGAACGTGGCGTCCTCCGGCCAGGGGACGCTGAGCCAGCTGGCTGCCGATCCGCATGCCTGGGGGGTCGGGGCCCTGATCGCCGTGCTGCTCTGCACCGGCGTCGCCTATTCCCTGTGCCTGGGCAGCCTGCGGGGCGGCCCCGTGTTCCCGTCGCTGTTCCTGGGCTGTGCGGTGGGTGTCCTGCTCGCGCCCCTTCCGGGCCTGGGGGTCGTACCGGCAATGGCCGCGGGCATGGCAGCCGCTACGACCAGTGCCTTGCGGCTGCCGGTCAGCAGCATCGTGCTCGTCGTCCTGGTGCTCGACAGTGTCGCCATGACCCCCGTGGTGATCCTGGCGGCCGTCGTGGCCTTCGTGACGACCCAGTTGCTTCAGCGCGGTTCCGCCGTTCCGCCCGTCGGCGGACCTGGGGAAGCGCCGACCGCCCGTCCCCCCGCCTCCGGCGCGTCCGGCTCCGTTTGA